The window TGGGTCTCGGTGTGATCGGCCTGGGACTGCGCAAGCCTGCCGATGATGAAGGAGGCGAGGGTGGTGGTGGCGGCACCGAAGCACTGGACCCGCAAAAAGCGCTGGAGCAGATCGAAGACAAAACACTCACGCTGGGGCAGCGCCTGGGCATTGCCGCGAAGGCTTTGCGCGGCATTGATCCGACCAATCAGCTCGCCGCCGTTAAGCAGTCGCTGAAGGATACTCAGGACAAGCTGAGCGCGAAGGAAACCGAGCTGGGCGGGCTTCAGGCGAAGCTCGCAGCCGCGACCAAAGAACTGGAAGCCAGGCAGGCCGATGTTACCGCGCTGGAATCTTCCAATGCTTCCCTTGAAAAGGAAAAGGCGGCACTCGTGGCGAAAGAGCAGGATCTCGAAAAGCGGGCCGATGCCAAAGCTAAAGACAAGGTCGCTGGCCTCGGATTCGCAGGCAATAAACTGCCGGATTCGGATGAAAGCCTGACTGCCGATGCGCCGCAGACCCGTGAACAACTGGAAGCCGCCATGGAGAAAGCTCCGAACCTCACGGAACGACGCAAGCTGCTGCAGGCCCACCGGAGGCTGTTGGAGAAATAAGGCTCCATTGACAACGAACCTTCAACGAACGCGAAGCTCACACATTTATGTCGCACACTATTGAATCCAAGCTGCAACTCACCGAAGTCCTCGACGCCAGCATGCGTGCAGTCAAACGCAAGCTGCTCCCACTCCTGGCCTTCTCCACCGTTTACAGAAACGTTGCCCTGAAGGGGAATGATGAATTTGCGGTGCCCTTCTATCCTTTGGCTCCCGTGGGATCTAGCGTCACACGCACTCCCAATGGCAGCCGCAAAGCGCTGGCCTCTGCAACCACGACCGAATCCCGCTCGATCACGAGCTGGACCAACAAAATGCAGGCTATTTCCTTCACCGCGAAGGAGCGGGCTCGCCAGCCACAGTTCAATCCAGAGAAGCACGGTCAGATGAAAGGCGAGGCCCTCGCTTACGACATCCTGGGCGATATCTTCAGTGTTGTTCGCGCCTCGCGCTACAATTCGACCACCATTGCGGGTGTCTCTTCGGGCAACTTTGACGAAAACGATGTGGGCGATCTGCGAACGATTGTCGCGAATGAGTTCTGGCCTGAATCAGGCCGCTCATTGATTCTGAATCCGTCCTATGGGACCAATCTGCTGAAACAGCCGCAGATCATCGACGCCTCCAAGCGCGGTGATGGTGGCCGCAGTTTCCGGGATGGTGTCATTGGTGAAGTGCTCAACTTTGATGTCTATGAATCGGCGGGCCTCCAGACGAACAATGGGGCGCCTTTTAACATCACCGGGGAGGCTGATGACGATACCTTTACCGCTGCCGCTCACCCTCTGCTGAATGGTGACCGCGTGATCTTCCCCACTCTTACGGGCGGCACAGGTCTGACAGCGGCAACGGTTGAGTACTTTGTCCGTGACGTCACCACCAACACCTTCAAGGTCTCTGCCACCGTGGGCGGAGCGGCTCTGAACTTCACAGCCGATGTGACGGCTGGCACCGTTCGGAAGTATGAGGACATCCAGGGCATTGCCGTGCTGCCGTCTGCCATCCTGATTGGCTTTGCGCCTGTGCCTCCGACCCCAGCGATTCGGAAAGAGCTGTTCGAGTACGAGGAGCTGGTCGATGAATCCGGCCTGGTGCTTCAGTACTATCACTTCGCGGATCCTGACACGGATGAAGAAGTGCAGACCATCGAATGCCACTACGGCTACGATGTCGGTGACGAGGCCCAGCTCAAGATCATTCGTGGCCTGCTGGCCTAACCCCTGTCAGTGCCTCACACGATATGAAAACTTGCGTTCTCATTGCCCTGTCCGTTGATCAACGGACAGGGGTTTGCCTTTCTGAGGTTATGCCTCTGGATGAAGGCATTAAATCCTTCAAAAAGTCTGTCGATCAGGGGCTTGCCCCGATGGAAGGCTTTCCCTATTTGGAGGTCTGGTCTCGGAGCGATGGCCGCGTGAAAAGCCAGCGCTTTGATCCATCCAAGGGCTTTTTGATCGAGCGGATCAAGGATGATGAATTTAGCCTTGAAGAAAGTAGCGCGAAAGATGAAACCTTCGCGGTTCAAGTCGATGAAGGGCTTCTGATTCAGGTGGCAACCCAAGAGCAGGCCGAGAAGCTGGCAGCCGTCCTGGTTTACGCCAAGAAGGGACTCGGGACCGTGGATGAGCTGCGTAAGCGCATCGCGGATCTGGAGCAGTTGGTGGCTGCTCACGAGAAAAAGGATCAGGCTCCAGTAGCGACGCCTGAGATGGCCACCCCACCGACTGCCGACCTTCTGTCGACTGGCGAAGATGAGCCAAGTGGCCGCCCGGCTGAGCCTGCCAAGGCAGCGCCTAAGAGCGGGTTGGCTCCCAAGCCGAAGTGATTTCACGGGCCGTAGTTGTCCCGATGAATCAAGCCTCTGTCGCGTTATGGGTTGGGCGCGACAGAGGCCTCGAGATCAATCTATCGGCAGCTTGGAATTTAACCAATTTACACTGGTCGAATCAAGGAGTTGTGCAGCGCCAGGCCCTTTGGCTACAAGAACCAGGATGACATCATTGACGTCCATGTGAGGAGTGAGTAGGTCTTTAATCTGCATAGCAGTAACCGAGGTATACACAAACCAGCAGGAGTCCAAAGGATGGATGTGATCTGGAAACAAGGAGCGAATAGCGTTAAGCAAGGGAGCGTAATTGCGCCCTGGTGCCTTCAAGGTGTAGTTAATGGAGTATACTTTCATGTGAGGAGTATTGGTTTGGTTTTTCGGCAGGTTGCTGCCTTTTTGCACTTTCCATTGCACCAGCACCCATTGAGGCGTAAAACGAGATGTCACCCGACACCCACGTTCCTGGTTGAGTTCAACTGAACAACCCAGTGAACTCTATGGGCCCAGGATTTGTTCCACGAGAAGTAGGATTCTCATCAGCAGGTCCTGGGCCCTTCTGCTGTCCGGCTACTAACCAGTCATTAACAATGCCATGGTATTGCGTGTCTCCAACGGAATTTTGCCTACCCATGACATCAGTAATTGTTTCACAGCGCAGCGCTAAGTGTTCCACATCCATTAAATTTTTTGGGCGTTAAATTCGTGCGTCACATGTTTAATTCTGAGAAAGTTATCATCTTTGAGACTATCCGTTGAGTGCCAACGCATTGTGAATAACTACATTTTCGAGAGCCTGTTCGTCCTCGAATCGCACACCGATAATATTGTGCGGCTTTGATCCTGAAAGCTGGTGGTAGGGGTAAGGTTCTCTACCTTTGCCAGAACGGCCTTGCCAAAAACATCTTATCCAGAGCTACTTTGACAAAAATCATGAGGCATGAGCGCAAAGATTGCAGAGTCCCTCATATTCACGCCCCCTTATGGTCCAAAAAGGCAAATTCGCATCACACATCCCGAGGAAGAAGAGAGAGTAACATTGGATATCCTTTGGGAAACGAACCGCGCACTGCCAGGCGATGCGGTGAGGTATGAACCCATGCAGCATCCACCGAGCAATGCCCGCCTCCAGGAGCTGCTGTTGGAGCTGCTCTGCGCCGTGCGGCGGAAACCCTACAGCTTCGACCTGACATGAGTCCCCACCTTATCCGCAACAGGCAGATCACCGGGGAGATGACCCTGCGTGCGCAGCGCCCCTGCGAACTCCAATGGAAAGACGGTAACGTGGATCTGAAAGCCGATGGCCGGGAAGGTTTCGTGACCTACGGTCTCGACTCTGAGCAAGGCGGCTTTGTGGAGCAAAAGAAGTGCAAGTTTTACGTGCTCCGAGATCTCATCGTGAGGGCTCCGGAGATTGATACGATCTTTTCGCTCGGTGGTCGGGAGGATCGCTGGAAGCTCAAGGGCATCAACTCGGGGATCTCGCCGCATGACCTGCTGTGGATCTTCGACTGCATCGAGGAGCACTCATGAGAAAGCGGTCAGAGATCGACATCCGACCGCTGATCGAAAAGCTAAAGAGGGTCCCTGGTGCCCTGGGCAAGGAGATGACGACGCTCATCAATCAAGAGGCCAAGCTCTTCATCAGCGGGGGGCGTGGCACACCTGGAGTCATTGAAATCACTCCGCCTGCCAATGCGGGCAACACGGGGATCAAGGCGAAGAAACAAGGGGAGTCCGCCGTGCAGCGGGACATCTACCGCGTGTATGCCACCCCCAGGCAGGCCTATGATGCCTTGAAGGAAGTGGACATCGACTCAGCGAAGATCTTCTGGGCCCTGTTTCGCGGCGGGGACTTCACGGGCGCGGGTGAGATCCTGCGGAATGTGGGCGGTCGCACCTTTATCGCCACGCGCAGCTTTGCTAAATTCGACGAGGGCGTGATGCACAAACGGTTCCGCAACAAGCAGGGCCGCATTACCCGCCAACGGGTGATGATGGTTGTGACAGATGCGGCGGAGCTGAAGGCCTACGTCAAAAAGATGCAGGGTCGGGTAGGCCTGTTGTCCAGCGGCTGGGTATCGGCAGCCTCCAAGCTAGGAGTGCGCCTGCCAGCCTGGATCACCAGGCACGGTTCCGGCAACGGCGACATCGCCATCGAGATGTCAGGGACGGAGAAGATGGTGATCGTCATGAAGAACAGGGTGAAGTACGGCGCGGCGAATGACCTTCAGCGGCGGGTCGATTACGTGATCCGTTACCGGAAGAAGGCGCTCAATCGGCGCCTTCCTTATGTCTTGCGGGCGGCCTTGAAGAAAGCGGGCTTCAGCACAAGCCGGGCAGCGGCCTGATTGACATCAGGGGGCAGGCATGGCCTACGAATGGACAAACCACTACGCGAAACTCTTCTGTGATTTCCTGATTGCCGCCGATGCGGAATCTGGCATCCCCAATGTCCAGGCCCTGCCCCGGACTCATCAGATGCAGACTGGTAAGCTCACGCGGCCGAACCTTCTCGTGACCTGTGAAGCAAAGGACAGCAACCATCGCTCCATCTTCGCGGGCGACGTGCTGGTGACTTTGCGCATCGCGGTCAAAAAGGACGGTGACCAGCCGGAAGAAGCGGCAGTGCAGATGGAGGCCATCCAACGATGGCTCTCGAATGATGAAAAATGGGCGGCTTTCATCGGCACCTTGCCCCTCGAAAGGAGAACGGGCTGGAGCATCACCCACAAGCGCATCGAGCTGAATCTCGAGAGTGACGAAGACGAGGAAAAACACACGCGTGACATCACGCAGCGCATTCAGATCCGCGCCATCGCCAAGCGCTGATTTGACATCCCGAACTGAGCGAACTCGCAAAATGCGGATTATCCCAATGAAACGTCTCCTCTCCCTCCTCGCCCTCGCTGTCTTCTCGGTCTCTGCGCCTGCAGCAGATCTTTCCATCACGGCTGCCAACGTCCTGGCCAGCGCCAATGCCCGCTTTCAGGATGGCACCGCAGGTGCGACCCTCACGCGTGGCATGCTGGTCTATGCCGATGCCACTGACGGTGGCAAGATCAAGCCAGCCGATGGCAACGTGCTCGCCGCCAAAGGTGTGCTCGGCATGGCCTACGGTGATGTGGCGGCGGGCCAGTTCGTCCGCGTGATCATTGATGATCCTGACCTCACCGTTGGTGCCACGCTGTCCCTGGCGGCCCCTGGTGGCATCTACGTCCTTTCAGCGACGGCTGGCGGCATCTGCCCGGTCGCGGACCTGGCGGCGGGGTCTTACCCCATCGTGGTGCTGGTGGCCAAATCGGCCACGAAAGCTCACTTCCACCCGCGCCTCCTTCAAGGCTCTGCCGTGCTGGTGGCTCCTTAATTTCGATCCATGCCAAACCATTAATTCATTCTCAATATGGCGGTTCCT is drawn from Prosthecobacter algae and contains these coding sequences:
- a CDS encoding SinR family protein, which gives rise to MTSRFTPQWVLVQWKVQKGSNLPKNQTNTPHMKVYSINYTLKAPGRNYAPLLNAIRSLFPDHIHPLDSCWFVYTSVTAMQIKDLLTPHMDVNDVILVLVAKGPGAAQLLDSTSVNWLNSKLPID